One Oncorhynchus tshawytscha isolate Ot180627B unplaced genomic scaffold, Otsh_v2.0 Un_contig_12004_pilon_pilon, whole genome shotgun sequence genomic window carries:
- the LOC121844146 gene encoding zinc finger protein 239-like — MHRPIPSTLPESPGCNSSGSTLLLGLKRVSVRLVDCRKTAGQSGTVIKGHEEGDLISSRDSHNHRSFSGRYLSSWEPQQHHVAEEAEKSLSRSDHLKKHQQRNTVKKPHHCYSDFGKNLTRLRSLIHQQIHTGEKLYCCSQCGRGFTASNALKYHLKIHTGERPYPCLDCGKSFANSGGLTIHKRLHTGEKPYSCEQCRKSFNQSGHLTTHQRTHTGERPYSCDQCGKRFNQSGELTTHQRTHTGQRPYSCDQCGKRFNQSGELTTHKLTHTGERPYVCLCGKGFARASTLTRHQRTHTGEKPYSCDQCGKSFSQTFSLTKHKLTHTGEKEALYL, encoded by the exons ATGCATCGG CCCATCCCctccaccctgccagagtccccGGGTTGCAACTCTTCCGGTAGCACTTTACTGTTGGGTCTGAAGAGGGTGTCGGTGCGGCTGGTCGACTGCAGGAAAACAGCAGGGCAGAGTGGAACTGTGATAAAAGGACACGAGGAGGGAGATTTGATTTCATCAA GGGACTCCCATAACCATCGCTCTTTCAGTGGAAGGTACCTATCATCttgggagcctcaacaacatcatgttgctgaggaggcagagaagagtctttCCAGATCAGATcacctcaagaaacaccagcagagaaATACAGTGAAGAAACCTCACCACTGTTACTCTGACTTTGGGAAGAATTTGACTAGACTGAGGTCCTTAATTCACCAGCAgattcacactggagagaaactgTACTGCTGCTCTCAGTGTGGGAGGGGTTTTACTGCATCTAATGCCTTAAAATATCATCTGAAAATTCATACAGGGGAGAGGCCTTACCCCTGCCTTGATTGTGGGAAAAGCTTTGCTAATTCAGGAGGCCTGACCATACACAAGCGtttacacactggagagaaaccttatagctgtgaacAGTGTAGGAAGAGCTTCAATCAGTCAGGCCACCTGACTacacaccagcgaacacacactggagagaggccttatagctgtgatcaatgtgggaagagattcaaTCAGTCAGGAGAGCTGACTacacaccagcgaacacacactggacagaggccttatagctgtgatcaatgtgggaagagattcaaTCAGTCAGGAGAGCTGACtacacacaaactaacacacactggagagagaccTTACGTCTGTCTATGTGGAAAAGGCTTTGCTCGAGCTTCCACCCTGACTAgacaccagcgaacacacactggagagaaaccttatagctgtgatcagtgtggaaagAGCTTTTCTCAAACTTTCTCCCTGACTAAACACAagctaacacacactggagagaaagaaGCCTTAtatctgtga